The window GGTTGGCAACCGCATTCTTACAGAGGATGGTGGCATATTTGTGATTGCTTCTCCTACAGAACATGTACAGAAGCTTATCAAGATATCGCAGCTGGATAATGTACTGAATATCCTGCCCTCGCGGGAGGAAGCCATTGATGCCGTTTTCATGAATGAAATTGAAAACGATCTTAACAGCGGCGAAAATTTGAACTAATTGGCCTTTCAGGTTAAAATACTGGGGTCTAACTCTGCCACACCTGCCCATAACAGGAACCAGACCTCACAACTACTGATCGCAGAAAACGAGTACTACCTGATCGATTGTGGAGAAGGTACCCAGATGCAGCTCATACGCTACCGGATACGCTTCCATAAAATCAGCTGTATCTTTATCAGCCATTTGCACGGCGATCATTACCTGGGACTAATGGGCCTGCTGCTCACCATGCACCTGCAGGGGCGCGAACATGAATTACATGTTTTTGGCCCTGCAGGCCTGGATGAGATTATTACCATACAGTTAAAGCACAGCGGTACTGTGCTGAGCTATAAGGTCCACTTTACAACCGTGGATCCTGCCAATCCTAACCTTATTTTTGAAAGTAAACTGCTAAGGGTACACTCCATCCCCCTGGTGCACCGCATTCCCTGTGCCGGATTTATTTTCAGTGAAAAGCCCAAATCGCGCCGTTTTAACAAAGCAAAGCTGCAGGAGGATATGACGGGCGACGATATTACACTACTCAAACAGGGCCAGGATATATACACCGCCGATGGGGCGCTACGCTACCGCTGTATTGACTATACCCTGCCGCCACGCCGCTCCCGCTCCTATGCCTATTGCTCAGATACCCGTTATGAGCCCGGTATTATTCCGCTCATCAAAGGGGTGGATGTACTATACCATGAGTCTACCTTTACCCAGGAATTTGAAGAAAGGGCTGCCGCAACCCACCACTCTACAGCCCGGCAGGCTGCCCTGATTGCCCGGGAGGCTAACGCCAGCAAGCTGCTGCTGGGCCATTATTCTGTACGTTATAAAGACCTGACGCCCCTGCTGGCCGAAGCCCGCCAGGTGTTTTATAATTCCCAACTTGCGCTGGAAGGAGAAACCATCGATATTGGGGAGGAATGAAAACGCCTGAACTTCCGCTTAAGGGCAATGGACTCCTGAAACGCCATCAGCTTTACATTGTACTTTCTGCACTTTTCCTGACTAACGCCCTGCTTGCCGAGCTGTTAGGGGTGAAAATATTTTCCCTGGAAGCTACCATTGGTATTGAACCCGCCCGCATACCGCTGCTGCCGGGGTATATCATGGATTTTAACCTGACTGCCGGGGTAATCATCTGGCCAGTGGTTTTTATTACCACCGATCTTATTAATGAATATTTTGGCAAAGCAGGTGTTAAGCGCATCAGCTATATTACGGCAACGCTTATTGTATATGCCTTTGCCATTATATGGCTGGTAACTCAGCTAAAGCCGGCTCCTTTCTGGCAGGAGGTAAACAGCCTTGATCCTGAAGGCAGGCCCTTCAACATCAACTTTGCTTATTCGCTGATTTTTCAGCAGGGCCTGGGCATTATTGTGGGTTCTATCACTGCTTTTTTAATTGGTCAGCTGATAGATGCCTGGGTATTTCAGAAGTTAAGAAAGCTTACGAATTCCCGTTATTTATGGCTAAGGGCTACCGGCTCTACCGTTGTTTCACAGCTTATTGACAGCTTTGTAGTGATCTATATTGCTTTTTACCTGTTTGGCAACTGGCCAATGGAACAGATCATTAGTGTATCCCTGCTGAATTATATCTATAAATTTATAGTAGCCGTGCTGTTAACACCATTGCTTTATCCTGCCCACAGGATGATTGACCGTTTTCTGCAAAGCGGATCTCCCGTTGAACAGCAGAT of the Flammeovirgaceae bacterium 311 genome contains:
- a CDS encoding sulfate transporter/antisigma-factor antagonist stas (COG1366 Anti-anti-sigma regulatory factor (antagonist of anti-sigma factor)), coding for MKYSIDKQERYSLVTLHEEKLDTTLAPKLKSELITLHAEGVKNIVLDVSEVKYIDSSGLSSLLVGNRILTEDGGIFVIASPTEHVQKLIKISQLDNVLNILPSREEAIDAVFMNEIENDLNSGENLN
- a CDS encoding RNAse z (COG1234 Metal-dependent hydrolases of the beta-lactamase superfamily III), producing MAFQVKILGSNSATPAHNRNQTSQLLIAENEYYLIDCGEGTQMQLIRYRIRFHKISCIFISHLHGDHYLGLMGLLLTMHLQGREHELHVFGPAGLDEIITIQLKHSGTVLSYKVHFTTVDPANPNLIFESKLLRVHSIPLVHRIPCAGFIFSEKPKSRRFNKAKLQEDMTGDDITLLKQGQDIYTADGALRYRCIDYTLPPRRSRSYAYCSDTRYEPGIIPLIKGVDVLYHESTFTQEFEERAAATHHSTARQAALIAREANASKLLLGHYSVRYKDLTPLLAEARQVFYNSQLALEGETIDIGEE
- a CDS encoding hypothetical protein (COG1738 Uncharacterized conserved protein), which gives rise to MKTPELPLKGNGLLKRHQLYIVLSALFLTNALLAELLGVKIFSLEATIGIEPARIPLLPGYIMDFNLTAGVIIWPVVFITTDLINEYFGKAGVKRISYITATLIVYAFAIIWLVTQLKPAPFWQEVNSLDPEGRPFNINFAYSLIFQQGLGIIVGSITAFLIGQLIDAWVFQKLRKLTNSRYLWLRATGSTVVSQLIDSFVVIYIAFYLFGNWPMEQIISVSLLNYIYKFIVAVLLTPLLYPAHRMIDRFLQSGSPVEQQISA